The Desulfovibrio psychrotolerans genome includes the window GGAGCCTTATTGAAGGGGTTCGGGCCGTGGGCAAAGAACTGCACAGGGTGACGGCACCTCTTCTCGCCATGCATTGCCCGACAGACCGCACCGCTCCTCCGGGTAATGTGTGGGAGATAGCCCGCAGGGTTTCGTCCGTGCGCAGGCGAATTGAGCTTATTCCCATCCGTGAACGTGTGACCGCCCACCACATGCTCACCACGCACAGGGAGACACGAGAGCGGGTGCGTGAGCTTGTGTGCGGGTTTGTGCGGGATATTCAGCGTGACTAGACAAAATTGTGAACAGGTTTCAAAAGCGTATTTTGTGACAATATTGAAACTGTATACTCTATCTATTTGAAAACACATAGTAAAGAGCTATGAATGCGGGTTTGCTCCGGGAAGGGGAAATTGCAGAGTTGACAATTTTTGTATTTTTGCGGTAATTCGTACCTCCGTTCGATGAGAAATGCCCTCATAGCGTTTTTTCGCTTTTTTTATCAAAATTGTTAGCGGTTCCGGAAGAACGGGGAGAGGGTTCCGGGGCTGCTTCCGTGCAAAGCGAGGAGACTGTCTTGCTTTTCAAGCCGATTAGCCAGAATTTCAACGATTTCGTGATAGACAGGGACAAAGAGCGTTGCATCAACTGCGAAGTGTGTGTACGCCAGTGCTCCTATGAAGCCCATTTCTGGGATGACGCACGCCAGTGTGTGAATCACGACAATACCAAGTGTGTCGGCTGTCACCGGTGCGAGGCGCTCTGTCCCACCGGGTGCCTGACAATAAAAAAGAACCCGGCGGATTTCCGCGACAATGCCCTGTGGACGCCCACGTATATGAAGCACATATACAAGCAGGGCGACACCGGAGGCATTCTCCTTTCCGGTATGGGCAGCCCGAGCGCCAAACCCATTTACTGGGACAACCTGCAGCTTGATGCCAGCCAGGTGACCAACCCTTCCATAGACCCGCTGCGCGAGCCTATGGAGTTGCGGACGTACCTTGGCTCCAAGCCGGACAAGGTGGAAGTGGAGCAGACCCCGGAAGGGCCGAAGTTGAAGACCAAAATCGGGCCGCAGATCAAGCTGGAATATCCCATCATGTTCTCGGCCATGTCCTTCGGTTCCATCAACTTCAACCTGCACAAGGCCATGGCCATGGCGGCCACGGAGCTGGGCATTGTCTACAACACGGGCGAGGGCGGCCTGCACCCCACCCTGTATGAATACGGTCCCAACACCATTGTACAGGTGGCTTCCGGACGGTTCGGCGTGCACAAGGATTACCTTAATGCCGGTGCCGCCATTGAGATTAAGGTGGGACAGGGAGCCAAGCCGGGAATCGGCGGGCATCTGCCCGGTGAGAAGATTGACGAGGAAGTTTCCAAGACCCGTATGGTTCCCGTCGGGTCGGATGCCATTTCTCCTGCGCCGCACCACGACATCTATTCCATTGAAGACCTGCTGCAGCTTATCTACGCCCTGAAGGAAGCCACGGAATACCGGGTTCCTGTTTCGGTGAAGATAGCCGCCGTGCATAATGCGGCTGCCATTGCTTCGGGCATTGTCCGGGCCGGGGCCGATATTGTGGTGCTGGATGGTTTCCGTGGCGGCACGGGGGCAGCTCCCACCATGATCCGCGACAACGTGGGCATTCCTGTGGAACTGGCCCTTGCTCAGGTGGATAACCGCCTGCGCGATGAAGGCATACGCAACTGGGCTTCTCTTGTGGTGGCAGGCGGCACGCGCTGCTCGGCGGACGTTATCAAGGCCATAGCCCTTGGTGCTGACGCCGTGTACATAGCGACCGCCGCTCTCATCTCCGTGGGTTGCACCTTGTGCGGGCGCTGCTACACCGGCAAGTGCCCGTGGGGCATAGCCACCAACGAGGCACGTCTGAAGAAGCGCCAGAATCCCGAAATTGCGGCCCGTCGCATGACCAATCTGGTCAGGGCGTGGGGACACGAGATTCAGGAAATGCTCGGCGGTATGGGGCTTAACTCCATTGAGAGCCTGCGGGGCAACCGCGACAAGCTGCGCGGCATTGGCCTGAATGAAGTGGAACTTGACATCCTTGGTGTCAAACACGCGGGGAGGTAGCGGTATGCGCAGAGTGTATCCCAACAAGGATTTCTGCATCGGTTGCCACATTTGCGAGTTGGCGTGTCTTACCGCCCATTCGGAAAGCAAGGACCTGATCATTGCCGTGCGCGAGGAACAGGCCACGGGCCTGCGGCCCTGCAAGGCGGTATATGAGAAAGGCCCCGTATGTGTTTCGCTGAGTTGCAGGCACTGTGAGAACCCCACCTGTGTTACGGCCTGCATCTCCGGTGCGCTGTACAAGGACGAAGCAAGCGGCAGGACCGTGTATGACGAGTCCAAATGCGTGGGATGCTGGTCGTGCCTGATGGCATGTCCTTTCGGTGCCATTCGGCGCAACCCCGCCAAGGGCAAGATCATCAAGTGCGATCTGTGTGAAGGACGGGATATGCCGGCCTGTGTTCAGGCCTGTCCCAATGCCGCACTGAGCTACGAAGACCGCTAGCAACCAGCATTCGGGAGAGAAACATGACATATGTCATCGTCGGCAACGGTGTCGCGTCCGTGGGGGCCATTGAGGGCATACGGAAGGTGGACAAGGAAGGGCGTATCCTCGTGGTGAGCGAGGAGCAGACCCCCACCTATGGCCGTCCGCTTATTTCCTACTTCCTTGCGGGCAAGATCGGTCTGGACCGCATGAGTCTGCGACCCGACGACTTCTACGACAGGAACAACGTGGAACTGAAACTCGGAGCCCGCGTTACCGGACTGAATCCGGACGGAAAGACCATAACGCTGGCTGACGGTTCTACCATTGCATATGACAGCCTGCTGCTTGCCACAGGCGGAATTCCGTTCATGCCCCCCATAAAGGGGCTGGCAGGGCCGGATATATACAACTTCACCACCCTGGCACATGCAGAAGAGCTTATCACGCTTTCCCAGAGCATCCGCAAGGTGGTGGTCATAGGCGGCGGGCTTATAGGTCTGAAAGCTGCCGAAGGCCTTTTCGACAACGGCCTTTCCGTAACGATTGTGGAACTTGCCCCGCGGGTTCTTTCCGCCGCATTCGATGATGTGGCGGGGGGCATGGTTTCCCGCAGGCTGGAACATGAAGGGCTGCATATCCGCTGCGGAAATACCGTGGAAGAGATTCTGCGCGACGCTGAATATTCCAGAGTTATCGGCGTGCGCCTGACCAACGGCGAGGAGCTTGAATGCGAAGCCGTGGTGGTGGCCATAGGTGTGGTGCCCAGCCTTACTCCGGCCAAGGAAGCCGGATTGCAGGTGAAGCGCGGCATAAAGGTGGACGACTACCTGCGCACCAGCGCGACGGACGTATACGCCGCAGGTGACGTGGCCGAGGCCTACGACATGATTGCGGACGATGCCCGTGTGACGCCCATATGGCCCAACGCCTACAGTCAGGGCTATTACGCGGGCCTGAACATGACCGGCAAAAAGAGCGAGAAGCATCCCGGCGGGCTGGCTATGAACGCCATATCCTTTTACGGGCTGGCCACTGCCTCGCTGGGCCTTGTGAACCCTGCGCCGGAAGACGGGTGCGATGTCTTCACCTTTGTGGATGAAGAAGAGCAGTCGTACCGCAAGCTTGTGTTCCGCAATGACAAGCTTGTCGGCTATGTGCTGGTGGGAGATATAGACTTTGCCGGGTTGTACACCGGGTTTGTCCGTTTCCAGCTGCCGCTGACCGACGAAGTGAAGCAGGACCTCAAGGATGGGCGGCCTTCCGCGCTGCTCTGGCCCGAACACGATTTCGAGACGAGGTGGACCCCCGAATGCGAGTAGGGGCGGCCACCATCGGAGAAGATATATGAAGGCTCCCAGTAATTTCTGGCAATTTGACAAGGATATCTCCGGGTGCGGTGTCTTCGGCGTTATTGACAGGCAGAAGAACCTTATACCCGGCACCATGCCCATTAACGCCATGTGCACCATGCACGACAGGGGGAACGGGCTTGGCGGTGGTTTTGCCGCCTACGGCATATACCCTGAGCGGGCGGAAGAGTACGCCTTTCACCTCATGTGTGACGACAAGGCATCGCTGGACCGGGCGGAAGAGGTTATCAAGGAACACTTTGATATTTCCGTTTCGGAGCCTATTCCCACGCGCCGGGTGCTGAGCATAAAGAATCCGCCCGTCATGTGGCGCTTCTTTGTCACGCCCAAGGCGCGGCGTCCCAGATGGGAAGAGCTTGGTGAACAGGACTATGTGGTGAACGTGGTCATGTTCATCAACCGCATCGGGGGGGCATTTGTCTTCTCCAGCGGCAAGAACATGGGGGCGTTCAAGGGGGTGGGTTTTCCGGAAGACATCGCAGACTTCTTCCGGCTGGACGAATACACGGCCTACATCTGGACCGGGCATAACCGTTTTCCCACCAACACGCCGGGCTGGTGGGGCGGGGCGCACCCGTTTACCATTCTGGACTGGGCCATTGTGCATAACGGCGAGATTTCTTCTTACGGCATAAACCGCCGGTATCTTTGTCAGCATGACTACGAATGTACCATGATGACGGATACGGAGGTGGTGGCCTATATGCTGGACCTGCTTATCCGCAAGCACGGAATGACGCATGAGATGGCCTGCAAGGTGCTTGCACCGCCCTTCTGGGACGAGATAGACCGCATGGATGCCGATGACAGAAAGCTCTACGAGGCGCTGCGAATGGTCTATGGTTCCGGATGCCTGAACGGGCCTTTTGCCATTCTGGTAACCGATGCCAACACCATGATGGGCCTGAACGACAGGGTGAAGCTGCGGCCCCTTGTCATTGCGGAAAAGGATTCCATGGTGTTCATGTCCAGCGAGGAAAGCTCCATCCGTGAGGTGTGTCGCGATCTTGACCGCGTATGGGCACCTAAGGCCGGTGAACCCGTTATCGTAAGACTGGAGGCGTAACCATGGGCAACAGGATTACTCTGGACGCCGACGGCGTTTACTACAGGCAGTTGAACGAAAAAATCCGTGACGCCGTGCGCGGCGGCGCGGATGAGATTGAGCTGCTGAATGTGCGCGGTCAGCGGTATATCGGCAATGCCATAGACAAGCCCGTGCGGTTTACCATTCACGGCGTTCCCGGGCAAGATATGGCGGCTTTCATGCGCGGCGCGTTCATTCGTGTGGAGGGCAACGCACAGGATGGCGTGGCAAACACCATGGATGACGGCGAAATCCAGATCAACGGCATGGCCGGTGATGTTCTGGGGTATGGCATGCGCGGCGGCAGGGTGCTTGTGAAGCAGGACGTGGGCTACCGGGTAGGCATTCATATGAAGGCCTACATGGACAAGTCTCCCGTAATTGTGGCAGGCGGCAAAGCCGGCGATTTTTTAGGCGAATACATGGCGGGCGGAGCGATCATCCTGCTCGGCATGGATTCCACCATGCCTGAGGCTGCCCCCATCACGGGGCGTAGTCTTGGTACCGGTATGCATGGCGGCGTTATCTACATCCGGGGCGATGTACCGGAATACCAGCTTGGTCCTGGCCTCAGCTTTCACCCGCTGGAAGACGAGGACATAGCCTTTATCCGCAAGCATGTGGAAGACTGGGCCAAAGCTTTTGGCAAGGATGCCGAAGAGGTGATGGAGGGGGCCTTCCGCAAGGTTAAGCCTTTCTCCAAAAGGCCTTACGGCAACATGTACGTGGGAACCAACTAGACTGCTTAAGGCCCCCCGGAAACGGGGGGTCTTGGTTTCGGACCGGACCGTCTTTGCTGTTGCCCGAGGGTGGATTTTCAGCAAAAACGGTTGCATGTTTTTTGCCTAACAGGTACGTCATGCACGGTTCGACACAGTTTTTCATCTTCCATGATTACCCCAATAAGGAGCACATCATGTCGTTTGTTAATGCCGCTTGGGCAATGGGTGATGCCGGTCAGGGCGGGCAGGGCGGATTTGCCGCGTTTGTTCCCCTTATCCTCATGTTTGCCATCTTCTACTTTCTGCTCATCCGTCCTCAGCAGAAGAAGGCGCGGGAACACAAGGCGATGCTCGACGGTCTGAAGAAGGGCGATGTCGTGATCACTGCCGGCGGTCTGTACGGCACGGTGACGGACGTGAAGGACGATGTGCTTACGGTGGACCTTGGGTCTACAACCGTGCGTGTTGGACGTCAGTTCGTTTCCGGTCTTGCTTCGGCTCCGTCCGCAGCACCCAAGGAAAAGAAAAAGTAGGATACTGCATATTCTTTGCGGCAGGCACGGGCGCACGGTAATGCCGTTTGCGCTGTGCCTGCCGTTACGTGCAGACGGGCGTTAGTGTTGTTCGTTTGTCATTTGGCCCCGGGTGGCATGCGCCGCTTCGGGTTTTGCTGTTTCCCGATATGCTCCCTCCGACCGTTGCTTCTGCGGAATGCAGATTCCGTGCACGGCCCCTGGTTAGACAAACGGAACAGCGTCAAGGAGTTGCAATGAGAGAAGGTCTGCGATGGCGCATTGTGGTCGCCTTGTTCGTGACCGTACTGGGGCTTGCCTATGCGCTGCCGAGTATTCCGATTGTCGGAAACTCCCCGCTGGGCAAGGTACTGCCCGAGGACACCATCAGTTTGGGACTTGACCTGCGCGGCGGCATCTACCTTACCCTGGGGGTGGATGTGGACAAGGCAGTGGAAAACAATCTTTCCCAGACCGGACAGGACATCCGCAGCGTGGCGCGGGATGAAAGCATTAACATTCTGCGCCCCCGCATGGTGGGAACAGATAAGCTGGAACTGGTGCTGCTGCGCGCCGACCAGAAAGCGGCACTGAACAAGCTGCTGGCTGACCGTTTTTCTAACGTGGTCAACGAGAATCCGGTTGATCTTGAAGACGGCAAGGTGCGCTACACGCTCTCCTATACCTCCCAGTACCGTGAATATCTTGCTGATCTGGCTCTTGATCAGGCCGTGAAGACCATCCGTAACCGCATAGACCAGTTCGGTGTCGCGGAGCCTGATATCCGTAAGCAGCAGGATCATCGCATACAGATTCAGCTGCCGGGTCTTGATGACCCGGAGCGCGCCATACAGCTTATCGGCAAGACGGCTCATCTGGAGTTCCGCATCGTCAAGGACGACGCCAATCTGGAGAACGCCCAGCGCGGTATTGTTCCTCCCGGTCATGAAGCACTGCCCTACATGGTGCGGAATCAGGCTGGCGGCTACTATGAGAGCGTTCTTGTGGTTGAACGCGATGCAGCCATGACCGGCGAGTACATTCAGGACGCCTACGTGAATTTTGACCAGTTCAATCAGGCATACGTGGGCATCAATTTTAATGAAAGCGGTGCCCGTCGCTTTGAGCAGCTGACCGGCGAATACACCGAGCGCCGTATGGCCATAGTGCTGGACGGAAAAATTCATTCCGCACCTGTCATACAGGAAAAGATTCGCGGCGGCCGTGCCTCCATTACAGGCAACTTTTCCCGTGACGAAGCACACGACCTTGCCATTGTGCTGCGTGCAGGTTCACTTCCTGCGCCTGTTACCATATTGGAAGAGCGTGCCGTTGGTCCCTCCCTCGGGCAGGAATCCATTGATCAGGGCGTTAATGCCGCTCTTATCGGTGGTGCCATGATTCTCGTGTTCATGGTCATCTATTACGGCATGAGCGGGCTTGTGACCAACTTTGTGCTGTGCCTGAACATTGTGCTCATC containing:
- the yajC gene encoding preprotein translocase subunit YajC, which translates into the protein MSFVNAAWAMGDAGQGGQGGFAAFVPLILMFAIFYFLLIRPQQKKAREHKAMLDGLKKGDVVITAGGLYGTVTDVKDDVLTVDLGSTTVRVGRQFVSGLASAPSAAPKEKKK
- the secD gene encoding protein translocase subunit SecD, yielding MREGLRWRIVVALFVTVLGLAYALPSIPIVGNSPLGKVLPEDTISLGLDLRGGIYLTLGVDVDKAVENNLSQTGQDIRSVARDESINILRPRMVGTDKLELVLLRADQKAALNKLLADRFSNVVNENPVDLEDGKVRYTLSYTSQYREYLADLALDQAVKTIRNRIDQFGVAEPDIRKQQDHRIQIQLPGLDDPERAIQLIGKTAHLEFRIVKDDANLENAQRGIVPPGHEALPYMVRNQAGGYYESVLVVERDAAMTGEYIQDAYVNFDQFNQAYVGINFNESGARRFEQLTGEYTERRMAIVLDGKIHSAPVIQEKIRGGRASITGNFSRDEAHDLAIVLRAGSLPAPVTILEERAVGPSLGQESIDQGVNAALIGGAMILVFMVIYYGMSGLVTNFVLCLNIVLIMAGLAAFGATLTLPGIAGIILTIGMAVDANVLIFERIREELRRGLTPLAAIAEGYSRATLTIMDANVTTLLTAIILYQFGTGPIRGFAVTLSLGILASMFTAIFCSRIIFDMWAFGKQRTKLSI
- a CDS encoding class II glutamine amidotransferase, translated to MKAPSNFWQFDKDISGCGVFGVIDRQKNLIPGTMPINAMCTMHDRGNGLGGGFAAYGIYPERAEEYAFHLMCDDKASLDRAEEVIKEHFDISVSEPIPTRRVLSIKNPPVMWRFFVTPKARRPRWEELGEQDYVVNVVMFINRIGGAFVFSSGKNMGAFKGVGFPEDIADFFRLDEYTAYIWTGHNRFPTNTPGWWGGAHPFTILDWAIVHNGEISSYGINRRYLCQHDYECTMMTDTEVVAYMLDLLIRKHGMTHEMACKVLAPPFWDEIDRMDADDRKLYEALRMVYGSGCLNGPFAILVTDANTMMGLNDRVKLRPLVIAEKDSMVFMSSEESSIREVCRDLDRVWAPKAGEPVIVRLEA
- a CDS encoding 4Fe-4S dicluster domain-containing protein, with amino-acid sequence MRRVYPNKDFCIGCHICELACLTAHSESKDLIIAVREEQATGLRPCKAVYEKGPVCVSLSCRHCENPTCVTACISGALYKDEASGRTVYDESKCVGCWSCLMACPFGAIRRNPAKGKIIKCDLCEGRDMPACVQACPNAALSYEDR
- a CDS encoding NAD(P)/FAD-dependent oxidoreductase; translated protein: MTYVIVGNGVASVGAIEGIRKVDKEGRILVVSEEQTPTYGRPLISYFLAGKIGLDRMSLRPDDFYDRNNVELKLGARVTGLNPDGKTITLADGSTIAYDSLLLATGGIPFMPPIKGLAGPDIYNFTTLAHAEELITLSQSIRKVVVIGGGLIGLKAAEGLFDNGLSVTIVELAPRVLSAAFDDVAGGMVSRRLEHEGLHIRCGNTVEEILRDAEYSRVIGVRLTNGEELECEAVVVAIGVVPSLTPAKEAGLQVKRGIKVDDYLRTSATDVYAAGDVAEAYDMIADDARVTPIWPNAYSQGYYAGLNMTGKKSEKHPGGLAMNAISFYGLATASLGLVNPAPEDGCDVFTFVDEEEQSYRKLVFRNDKLVGYVLVGDIDFAGLYTGFVRFQLPLTDEVKQDLKDGRPSALLWPEHDFETRWTPECE
- a CDS encoding glutamate synthase-related protein, with protein sequence MLFKPISQNFNDFVIDRDKERCINCEVCVRQCSYEAHFWDDARQCVNHDNTKCVGCHRCEALCPTGCLTIKKNPADFRDNALWTPTYMKHIYKQGDTGGILLSGMGSPSAKPIYWDNLQLDASQVTNPSIDPLREPMELRTYLGSKPDKVEVEQTPEGPKLKTKIGPQIKLEYPIMFSAMSFGSINFNLHKAMAMAATELGIVYNTGEGGLHPTLYEYGPNTIVQVASGRFGVHKDYLNAGAAIEIKVGQGAKPGIGGHLPGEKIDEEVSKTRMVPVGSDAISPAPHHDIYSIEDLLQLIYALKEATEYRVPVSVKIAAVHNAAAIASGIVRAGADIVVLDGFRGGTGAAPTMIRDNVGIPVELALAQVDNRLRDEGIRNWASLVVAGGTRCSADVIKAIALGADAVYIATAALISVGCTLCGRCYTGKCPWGIATNEARLKKRQNPEIAARRMTNLVRAWGHEIQEMLGGMGLNSIESLRGNRDKLRGIGLNEVELDILGVKHAGR